One genomic segment of Methanobacterium spitsbergense includes these proteins:
- a CDS encoding MutS-related protein — protein sequence MDLKKIKGIGSRQADKILSNFGSEKEFIEAVQNYEVDRITSIEGVSQKKAIQIINTILGNPSKEFLKTDQAVQVYDDIIERILKFANTKYCENRILLMSPLKNQKSIMENIDFVMKAKHFVVKLPLDDLRSLLKKIDSLEEPKPLYDPSNAILVETRDDYHQLIDMGLNSYCPIITGDELENPEDFEFIVYVYSEGLMEFESQNIAMVNNSSEMYEIVPEVVLSYYKKNYPIIKNALKIKGILGHDSILGDVIEIIDSLESDDIDEAIFEDAVESSKRKADLKLKEAIKKVDLKGDEILDLLNEDMPKKIQEIFDEVITEARKEVRENTGCSFDPFIQKYPIEIDNEELERIKKQEMSKKYVNAHEENVKAAQTLSTMKPIVEEEIHEILLFDYEFALGCFAHYYNLNPPELGNGFSFQNGIHLNLALENSIEVQKIDYTLESPNNVVLLTGANSGGKTTLLETIAQICIMSQMGLPVCASKARVKIVDEVYFFSKKRSLDAGAFESFLRTFMPIVTLDTDKLILLDELEAITELEAAVKIISSFMDFISDSNSLAVIVTHMAREILKYTDVRVDGIEAKGLDENYNLIVDRTPRMDYFARSTPELILRRMYEKSDDNKLKNIYRQVLEKF from the coding sequence TTGGATTTAAAGAAAATAAAAGGGATAGGCAGTCGTCAGGCAGATAAAATACTTTCAAACTTTGGCAGTGAGAAAGAATTTATTGAAGCAGTTCAAAACTACGAAGTAGACCGTATCACAAGTATAGAAGGAGTAAGTCAGAAAAAAGCAATTCAAATAATAAACACTATCCTAGGCAATCCCAGTAAAGAATTTCTGAAAACTGATCAGGCTGTTCAAGTATACGATGATATAATAGAGAGGATACTTAAGTTCGCCAATACCAAGTATTGTGAAAATAGGATACTTCTAATGAGTCCTCTTAAAAATCAAAAGAGCATCATGGAAAACATTGATTTTGTTATGAAAGCCAAGCATTTTGTGGTCAAGCTACCATTAGATGACTTAAGATCTTTACTTAAAAAAATAGATTCCCTGGAAGAACCAAAACCATTGTATGATCCATCAAATGCAATATTGGTTGAGACACGGGATGATTATCACCAACTTATAGATATGGGTCTTAACAGTTACTGCCCAATTATAACTGGAGATGAACTTGAAAATCCTGAAGACTTTGAATTCATTGTTTATGTATATAGCGAGGGATTAATGGAGTTTGAATCCCAGAACATTGCAATGGTAAATAACTCATCAGAAATGTATGAAATTGTTCCAGAAGTTGTTTTATCATATTATAAAAAAAATTATCCAATAATAAAAAACGCCCTTAAAATAAAAGGAATATTAGGGCATGATTCTATTCTGGGAGATGTTATTGAAATTATAGATTCATTGGAATCCGATGATATAGATGAAGCAATTTTTGAAGATGCAGTGGAATCATCCAAACGTAAAGCGGATTTAAAACTTAAAGAAGCGATTAAAAAAGTAGATCTCAAAGGCGATGAAATATTAGACCTTTTAAACGAGGATATGCCTAAAAAGATACAAGAAATATTCGATGAAGTTATAACCGAAGCAAGAAAAGAAGTTCGTGAAAATACTGGATGCTCTTTTGATCCTTTCATACAGAAATATCCAATTGAAATTGATAATGAAGAACTTGAAAGGATAAAAAAGCAGGAAATGTCCAAAAAATATGTAAATGCACATGAAGAAAATGTGAAAGCAGCTCAAACACTCTCAACTATGAAACCAATAGTGGAAGAAGAAATACATGAGATTTTACTCTTTGACTATGAATTTGCACTTGGCTGTTTTGCACATTACTATAATCTAAATCCACCTGAACTTGGAAATGGATTCAGCTTCCAGAATGGAATACATCTAAATCTTGCACTAGAAAATAGTATAGAAGTTCAAAAAATTGATTATACACTCGAATCCCCGAATAATGTTGTGCTCTTAACAGGAGCAAATAGTGGAGGTAAAACAACTCTTCTAGAAACAATAGCCCAAATTTGTATAATGTCACAGATGGGACTTCCTGTATGTGCAAGTAAAGCTCGTGTTAAAATAGTTGATGAAGTTTATTTTTTCTCCAAAAAACGTTCCTTAGATGCCGGCGCATTCGAATCATTTTTAAGAACTTTCATGCCCATAGTTACTCTAGATACCGACAAATTAATATTATTAGATGAATTAGAAGCCATAACCGAACTTGAAGCAGCTGTAAAAATTATATCCAGTTTCATGGATTTCATAAGTGATTCCAATTCCCTTGCCGTGATTGTAACCCATATGGCCCGAGAAATATTGAAATATACAGATGTCCGAGTGGATGGAATAGAAGCTAAAGGTTTGGATGAAAATTATAATCTCATAGTTGATAGAACACCTCGTATGGATTATTTTGCAAGGAGTACTCCGGAATTAATATTAAGAAGAATGTATGAAAAATCAGATGATAATAAGTTGAAGAATATTTACAGACAAGTTTTAGAAAAATTTTAA
- a CDS encoding sulfite exporter TauE/SafE family protein, with protein sequence MDFLLYIVALLFTGVLVGFTSGLLGVGGGFIMVPVQFFLLTSLGIDPTTAIRVAFGTSLAVILPTAISGTIGHKRRGAVLTEPTVFMGISGIIAAFIGGTLASNIPGEYLKIIFGVLVLVAATWMLVAKYPEHGSEPKKGILKYLIIGFIAGILSGLLGIGGGVILVPILSILMGFSMHRAVGTSTAVLIFTSLGGIIAYTLNGVNISGLPPYSIGYVNLIQLITLSIITVPMAQLGVNASHKIPERELRYLYIAVMFYIGLKMMGIFSWVGIPL encoded by the coding sequence ATGGATTTTTTATTATACATAGTTGCATTGCTTTTTACAGGTGTTTTAGTTGGTTTTACCTCAGGACTACTAGGTGTGGGTGGAGGTTTCATAATGGTACCTGTTCAGTTCTTTCTACTTACATCGTTGGGTATAGATCCAACTACTGCAATCAGAGTTGCTTTTGGAACTAGCTTGGCTGTGATTCTACCTACTGCAATTAGCGGGACAATTGGTCACAAGCGTAGAGGTGCAGTGTTAACAGAACCAACTGTATTTATGGGAATTTCGGGAATAATTGCGGCATTTATCGGTGGAACCCTTGCATCTAACATTCCGGGGGAGTATTTAAAAATAATTTTTGGAGTTTTAGTTTTAGTTGCAGCTACATGGATGTTAGTAGCTAAGTATCCGGAACATGGTTCTGAACCAAAAAAGGGAATTTTAAAATATTTAATAATTGGTTTTATAGCAGGTATTCTTTCAGGACTTCTAGGTATAGGTGGAGGGGTTATATTGGTTCCAATTTTATCTATACTAATGGGCTTCAGTATGCATCGTGCTGTTGGGACTTCAACAGCAGTTTTAATCTTCACATCTTTGGGGGGAATTATTGCATATACGTTAAATGGTGTAAATATTAGCGGACTGCCTCCTTATTCCATTGGATATGTCAATTTAATACAGTTGATTACACTGAGCATTATAACAGTCCCTATGGCTCAACTTGGTGTAAATGCATCTCATAAGATTCCTGAAAGAGAATTAAGATATTTATACATTGCGGTTATGTTCTACATAGGTTTAAAGATGATGGGTATATTCAGTTGGGTAGGTATTCCATTATAA
- a CDS encoding tetratricopeptide repeat protein: QDPDKTIQEEAITALGRIVVDPFIHDLKGEDRDIKDKAIIALNHIRELNVIEKNILPNEIKSSIQDNNQLDQDLKEEILNLKDDEQIIEKLVPTEISDMDAKKAELTKKGYQVYIENFIKNSRYNYIDGFIRKSRYDYEFTDIRNLRELLQYKGLEFSDEEMLSLIKEEIKNLDYLEFKKTVMGQKPIELTDYLEILIKDYPEPMDHIDQLKKLLNKHNIPHNNNLAEQIEKTQKQMEIKEFENKILANDTQNFVENASPSILKGFRMKELKENRDLMIANGKYIYIEAFVKKSRTNYELGNVQKFRELLTYKKMEFSLDDLIWLIQEEIKNQEYLEFREKLMIQKPETIGDYLEILIKIYPKPKDHITHLKKLLNEHNIQYHTNIAKQIEKTQKQMEIKEFENKILVKTVNEGILPVEMEDLDDAYICFNIGNLYYDLGKIENALTYYDKALYIYPDFIDAWKHMGLIYYTMGRLQKAAACYNQILNFDPNQPELWLDIGIIFFEIGKVPEAKTCYEKAMELNPCYKNEDFAVDTRSFLKNNINSLKKFDNYLELASSATWESSDPTPPLSRIMRLLD, translated from the coding sequence CAAGACCCAGATAAAACCATACAAGAAGAAGCAATAACAGCACTCGGAAGGATTGTTGTGGATCCATTTATCCATGATTTGAAGGGTGAAGATCGCGACATAAAGGATAAAGCCATTATTGCACTTAACCATATAAGAGAATTGAATGTTATTGAAAAAAATATATTACCAAATGAAATTAAATCATCAATCCAGGATAATAATCAGTTAGATCAAGATTTGAAAGAAGAAATTCTCAATTTAAAAGATGATGAACAAATTATCGAGAAATTAGTTCCAACTGAAATATCTGATATGGACGCTAAAAAGGCAGAACTTACAAAAAAGGGTTACCAAGTATACATTGAAAATTTTATAAAAAATTCACGATACAATTACATTGATGGGTTTATTAGAAAATCACGTTATGATTATGAATTTACAGATATCCGGAATCTCCGGGAGTTACTTCAATACAAAGGCTTGGAATTTTCTGATGAAGAAATGCTCTCACTCATTAAAGAAGAAATAAAAAATCTGGATTACTTAGAATTTAAAAAAACAGTTATGGGCCAAAAACCAATTGAATTGACAGATTATCTAGAAATTCTAATAAAAGATTATCCAGAACCAATGGATCATATAGACCAGTTAAAAAAGCTTTTGAATAAACACAACATCCCACACAACAACAATCTAGCAGAACAAATAGAAAAAACACAAAAACAAATGGAAATCAAAGAATTTGAAAATAAAATACTGGCCAATGATACACAAAACTTTGTTGAAAATGCTTCTCCCTCAATTCTTAAAGGGTTTCGAATGAAGGAATTGAAAGAAAATAGGGATTTGATGATTGCAAATGGAAAATATATTTATATAGAAGCATTTGTAAAAAAATCACGGACCAACTATGAATTAGGTAATGTGCAGAAATTCAGAGAACTATTAACCTATAAAAAAATGGAATTTTCTTTGGATGATTTAATCTGGCTTATACAAGAGGAAATAAAAAACCAGGAATACTTGGAGTTCAGAGAAAAATTAATGATCCAAAAACCAGAAACCATTGGAGATTACTTAGAAATTCTTATAAAAATTTATCCAAAACCAAAGGATCATATAACTCATTTAAAAAAGCTTCTAAACGAACATAACATCCAATACCACACCAATATAGCAAAACAAATAGAAAAAACACAAAAACAAATGGAAATCAAAGAATTCGAAAACAAAATACTTGTTAAAACTGTTAATGAAGGAATTTTACCTGTTGAAATGGAAGATCTTGACGATGCGTATATATGTTTCAATATTGGAAATTTATACTATGACCTTGGGAAAATTGAAAATGCACTAACATATTATGATAAAGCTCTTTATATCTATCCAGATTTCATTGATGCTTGGAAACACATGGGACTTATATACTACACTATGGGAAGATTACAGAAGGCAGCAGCTTGTTACAATCAGATTTTAAATTTTGATCCAAATCAGCCCGAATTATGGTTAGATATTGGAATAATATTCTTTGAAATTGGAAAAGTTCCAGAAGCAAAGACTTGTTATGAAAAGGCAATGGAACTGAATCCATGTTATAAAAATGAAGATTTTGCTGTTGATACCAGAAGCTTCCTTAAAAATAATATCAATTCACTGAAAAAATTTGATAATTATCTGGAACTTGCTTCATCTGCAACTTGGGAATCTTCCGATCCAACACCACCACTTTCTAGAATCATGCGTCTTTTAGATTAA
- a CDS encoding HEAT repeat domain-containing protein: MRVFNLLKNRIDEMEDKEDIDGLIDALNDNDENIRKEALMALERIGDHRATEHIMQSLKDPDKTIQEEAITALGRIGDKKAVPSLIQTLNSPQLGIRWRSAEALGKIGDTQATEPLIQTLQDPDKTIQEEAITALGRIGDK; encoded by the coding sequence ATGCGTGTGTTCAATCTCTTAAAAAATAGGATAGATGAGATGGAAGATAAAGAAGATATTGACGGTTTAATCGATGCATTGAATGATAATGATGAGAATATACGCAAAGAAGCTCTGATGGCTCTTGAAAGAATAGGAGACCATCGTGCTACAGAACACATAATGCAATCGCTCAAAGACCCGGATAAAACCATACAAGAAGAAGCAATAACAGCACTCGGAAGGATTGGAGACAAAAAAGCAGTACCATCACTCATACAAACTCTCAACAGCCCACAACTAGGAATCAGATGGAGATCAGCAGAAGCACTAGGCAAAATAGGAGACACCCAAGCAACAGAACCCCTCATACAAACACTCCAAGACCCAGATAAAACCATACAAGAAGAAGCAATAACAGCACTCGGAAGGATTGGAGACAAAA
- a CDS encoding DUF3656 domain-containing U32 family peptidase, producing the protein MAKNYIPELLAPAGSIDALKAAVNAGADAVYISGKKFGARKFATNFTDPEIEQGLEYAKLRGVKIYVTVNTLVNDSKLLSVAEYLIWLYKIGVDAVIIQDLGVASLAKKLVPDLDLHASTQMTIHNVPGVKWASKFGFKRVVLSRELGILEVEEIIKKTKYLGIEIEIFGHGALCYSYSGQCLLSSFIGGRSGNKGMCAQPCRKKYTLLSGKIDQYGKPLALHTVDIKDKYLLSTRDLALYQNLDTISKINLNSLKIEGRMRSPEYVALVVNIYRKVLDSISSGNWKQNSDDISKLKLAFNRKFTGGYLTENSAELVMARDSPGNRGLYIGQVQRYDEKTRTAIISIKNKYKLEIGDGIVFKYSNDNNEKTVKRTNKFFKTYGMAIEKSPVHKGDKLILNVGMPVKTGSKLYLTRSISLNHEANKIIKNRTSPSIPIDIVMWWDTDLKAHLEGEFIGFNDNKCKIHLKSSFKMEKAINKPLNPEQIEKQLQKTGKTPFILRKVSIKYPGDLFISLSKLNNFRREFLEKSQIELLLSYKPSQSHVQEACERFNNIKKLLSSSMEQFVGIDNDNTPIDLAVYADSLDTVKGALESGANRIYFEVPPKNLNILCSDSKNLNSMYDGSIDEAEIERVVSVLKLICELCKKDRTEFIWKWPQITHQYQINQYYTILKQLSKDFHGIMIDDIGVAEEVKKVMPNLVIYGSAGLNIWNKQTVLQLIKIFNTITPSAELSKENLRKIISSSRLDDLKTNFELVVQGNVDTLVTKDCLFSLVPKKDIKDIENEFWGIQDEKKQIFPIKIDLEGRTHILNSVELCLIDHLHEISQMGINSIVIDLRTKTYHYSRDMITIYKNGLEYINRKENSGKNMNRLKSKIKIISTGGITTGNFLKGIKE; encoded by the coding sequence ATGGCTAAAAATTATATACCCGAACTTCTGGCACCAGCAGGGTCAATAGATGCATTAAAAGCTGCAGTTAATGCAGGGGCAGATGCTGTTTATATTTCTGGTAAAAAGTTTGGTGCTAGAAAATTCGCAACTAACTTCACAGATCCTGAAATTGAACAGGGTTTAGAATATGCAAAACTTAGGGGTGTTAAGATTTATGTGACAGTAAACACCCTTGTAAATGATTCAAAGTTACTATCTGTTGCAGAATACTTGATTTGGCTTTATAAAATAGGTGTCGACGCAGTGATAATACAAGATCTTGGCGTTGCAAGTTTAGCAAAAAAACTAGTACCTGATCTAGATCTTCATGCTTCTACCCAAATGACAATCCATAATGTTCCTGGAGTTAAATGGGCTTCAAAATTCGGTTTCAAAAGGGTTGTTTTATCCCGGGAGCTTGGAATTTTAGAGGTTGAGGAAATAATAAAAAAAACTAAATATCTAGGAATAGAAATTGAGATATTTGGCCATGGAGCACTATGTTACTCTTACTCCGGACAGTGCTTATTATCTTCATTTATAGGGGGAAGAAGTGGGAACAAAGGAATGTGCGCCCAACCTTGCCGTAAAAAATATACATTGCTTTCAGGAAAAATTGACCAATACGGCAAACCATTGGCTCTTCATACTGTAGATATTAAGGATAAATACCTTCTTTCAACACGAGACTTGGCATTGTATCAAAATTTAGATACTATATCAAAAATTAATTTAAACTCTCTGAAAATTGAAGGTAGAATGAGGTCTCCGGAGTATGTTGCATTGGTTGTAAATATTTACAGAAAAGTTCTTGACTCAATATCATCTGGTAACTGGAAGCAAAATTCTGATGATATTTCCAAATTGAAATTAGCCTTTAATCGGAAATTTACTGGAGGATATTTAACAGAAAACAGTGCAGAATTAGTTATGGCTCGTGATTCGCCAGGAAATAGGGGTCTTTATATCGGACAAGTCCAAAGATACGATGAAAAAACTCGGACAGCAATTATAAGTATTAAAAACAAATACAAACTCGAAATAGGCGATGGTATTGTTTTCAAATATTCTAATGACAATAATGAAAAAACGGTTAAAAGAACAAATAAATTTTTTAAAACATATGGAATGGCCATAGAAAAATCACCAGTGCATAAAGGAGATAAATTAATATTAAACGTAGGAATGCCAGTAAAAACTGGTTCAAAGCTGTATCTTACTCGTTCAATATCCTTAAATCATGAGGCAAATAAAATTATAAAAAATAGGACTAGTCCTTCAATTCCTATAGATATTGTAATGTGGTGGGACACTGATCTAAAAGCACATTTAGAGGGAGAATTTATAGGATTCAATGATAATAAATGTAAAATTCATTTAAAATCATCTTTTAAAATGGAAAAAGCGATTAATAAACCATTAAATCCCGAACAAATTGAAAAACAGCTTCAAAAAACTGGGAAAACACCGTTCATCCTTCGAAAAGTTTCCATCAAATATCCGGGTGATCTTTTCATATCCCTCAGTAAATTAAATAATTTCAGAAGAGAATTTCTAGAAAAATCTCAAATTGAACTTCTTTTAAGTTACAAACCCTCTCAATCTCATGTTCAAGAAGCATGTGAAAGGTTTAATAATATTAAAAAGTTATTATCCTCCTCAATGGAACAATTTGTAGGAATAGATAATGATAATACACCGATAGATCTTGCAGTTTATGCAGATAGTCTGGATACTGTTAAAGGAGCATTGGAAAGCGGGGCCAATAGAATTTACTTCGAAGTTCCCCCTAAAAATTTAAATATTTTATGTTCTGATTCCAAAAATCTCAATTCAATGTATGATGGTTCTATAGATGAAGCAGAAATAGAAAGAGTTGTTTCGGTTTTAAAACTTATTTGTGAATTGTGTAAAAAAGATAGGACAGAATTTATTTGGAAATGGCCACAAATAACCCACCAATATCAAATTAATCAATATTATACAATTTTAAAACAGTTATCAAAAGATTTCCATGGTATTATGATTGATGATATAGGCGTTGCAGAAGAAGTAAAAAAAGTTATGCCTAACTTGGTAATATATGGATCTGCAGGTCTTAATATCTGGAATAAACAAACAGTTTTACAGCTTATAAAAATATTTAATACCATTACACCCTCTGCAGAACTGTCTAAAGAAAATTTAAGAAAGATTATTAGTAGTTCGAGGTTAGATGATTTGAAAACCAATTTTGAATTGGTTGTTCAAGGAAATGTTGATACACTTGTTACAAAGGATTGCTTATTCTCTTTGGTTCCAAAAAAAGATATTAAAGATATTGAAAATGAATTTTGGGGAATTCAAGACGAAAAAAAGCAAATTTTTCCTATAAAGATTGATTTAGAAGGACGAACACATATCCTAAACTCTGTAGAACTATGTTTAATTGATCATCTCCATGAAATTTCTCAAATGGGTATTAATTCTATTGTTATAGATCTCAGGACTAAAACATATCATTATTCAAGAGATATGATAACAATTTACAAAAATGGATTGGAATATATCAATAGAAAAGAGAATTCCGGAAAAAATATGAATAGACTTAAATCTAAGATTAAAATCATTTCTACGGGGGGAATCACAACAGGAAACTTTTTAAAAGGTATTAAAGAGTAA
- a CDS encoding UbiA family prenyltransferase, with translation MNAYLEILRPFNALMGVIAVLLVAIIVGNFTIYVPIACFIVFIFTGAGNVINDYVDHNIDAINKPERPIPSGRISLKTAAIYSITLFIISTIMAVIIGPIPGIIVVLSAILMFLYAYRLKKSLLIGNLSIAFLTGLCFVFAGLVLDAVIISILLGFFAFLMTMAREIVKDMEDVEGDSAEGAKTFPIQFGMRASSILAAFFMILASITSPALYFIGIFNVIYLIVLIFAMGLFIACAVSILQNQSIENTRIVSKRIKIGMAIVFIAFALGSPIIPNIIHMIY, from the coding sequence ATGAATGCATATTTAGAAATACTCAGGCCATTTAATGCCCTTATGGGGGTTATTGCAGTACTACTAGTGGCGATTATAGTTGGAAATTTCACAATTTACGTACCCATAGCTTGTTTTATTGTTTTCATATTTACTGGGGCAGGAAATGTTATTAATGATTATGTTGACCACAACATAGATGCCATAAATAAACCTGAAAGACCCATACCCTCAGGAAGAATTTCTTTAAAAACAGCTGCAATTTACTCTATTACATTATTTATAATATCCACAATTATGGCAGTTATAATTGGTCCTATTCCGGGAATTATCGTAGTTTTAAGTGCCATTTTAATGTTTTTATATGCATACCGTCTCAAAAAATCACTTTTAATAGGAAATTTAAGCATTGCATTTTTAACAGGTCTATGTTTTGTTTTTGCAGGTCTTGTTTTAGATGCAGTTATCATTTCAATACTTCTAGGATTTTTTGCCTTCCTCATGACAATGGCTAGAGAAATTGTTAAAGACATGGAAGACGTTGAAGGAGATAGTGCAGAAGGGGCTAAAACTTTCCCAATTCAATTTGGGATGCGTGCTTCATCTATTTTAGCAGCATTTTTTATGATTTTGGCGAGCATAACAAGTCCTGCTCTTTATTTCATAGGTATTTTTAATGTAATCTATTTAATCGTTCTAATATTTGCAATGGGGCTTTTCATTGCATGTGCAGTTTCTATATTGCAGAATCAGTCAATTGAAAATACTAGAATAGTTTCAAAAAGAATTAAAATCGGTATGGCAATTGTTTTCATTGCATTTGCATTGGGATCACCAATTATACCAAACATAATACATATGATATATTGA
- the tsaA gene encoding tRNA (N6-threonylcarbamoyladenosine(37)-N6)-methyltransferase TrmO, with product MDIKLKSIGIINSPYKLKNDSPRQGRYSDETSIITVFNEFIDGLEGLKNYKYLIILYWQDRAERDKLKVFPHGKTEKRGVFSTRAPVRPNPIGFCLVELLNINKNKLTVKWLDALDESPLIDIKPFWNELDSI from the coding sequence ATGGATATCAAACTAAAATCAATAGGAATAATAAACTCTCCCTACAAACTAAAGAACGATTCACCTAGGCAAGGTCGATATTCGGATGAAACCAGTATTATCACGGTTTTCAACGAATTCATAGATGGACTTGAAGGTTTAAAGAATTATAAATATTTAATAATTTTATATTGGCAAGATAGGGCAGAAAGGGATAAATTAAAAGTTTTTCCTCATGGAAAGACAGAAAAAAGGGGAGTTTTTTCAACAAGAGCTCCTGTACGACCAAATCCCATTGGATTTTGTTTGGTTGAACTTTTAAATATCAATAAAAATAAATTAACTGTTAAATGGTTAGATGCATTGGATGAATCTCCTCTTATTGATATCAAACCTTTTTGGAACGAATTAGATTCGATTTGA